Below is a genomic region from Primulina eburnea isolate SZY01 chromosome 9, ASM2296580v1, whole genome shotgun sequence.
CATAATTGAGAAGGCTGAAGCCTGAATGGTTTCTGTGATTCTGTCTTCGGTCAAAAGAATAAATATTTGGCCTACTAATGGGCTGGACCAAATTTTGATTGaactatataaaaaatttaacccgatccataattaaaatatatactcatcctattattattattattattattattattattattttatcctGGGCTGGGCTGCCCACCCCAAcctttggatatatatatatatatatatatatatatatatatatatatatatatatatatatatatatatgtatgtatatatatttggtgGAAAATGATCAAAGATATTGGTTGTATTTGCTCGAACAGTCAGTCTCCTGAGATTGAGCAGTCTAACAAGCTTGACTACACTTAGTCCACCGAGCAGGGAGGAAGACGAAGGAAGGGGGGAAAATGGGGTCGGAGTCGAATATGGTGCACTCACCGATCGTGACATACGCTTCCATGTTATCACTTCTTTCTCTCTGCCCTCCTTTTGTCATTCTACTGTAAGTTCAAACCTCTCTTTCTAGATCTGCTTTTCCTTTGATATCCAATTTATTCTTTTTCCAACACTTTTGCCCACCTTCATGATTAATTGGTTATTGTCGTTTTTTTTTTATGGTTTCGAATGTGCCGATCAATTCTGGCTATTGAGATCTCTCGGGGCTCTGCATTTCCTGGATTTGGCCAATTTGATGGTTAAGCTTATGCCTGCCATAAAAAGATTAAATCTTGTTTTAAACCAATCATTTCCATTTATCTGTAATGCCTATTAGTTTCTGTAGGATTTCTAGCCCCAGATATATGATGTGGTGCTACTATTAAGTGATGGAACTCATTCGTGAATAATTTCATCTGCGCGCAGATGGTATACCATGGTACATGCCGATGGGTCTGTGGTGCAAACATGGAATAATCTCAGGGAGCAAGACCTGCAGGGGTTCGTTAATATCTGGCCAAAACCCACTGCAACTGCATGGAAGATCATTGCTTGCTATGCAGCTTTTGAGGCTGCTCTTCAGCTTTTCTTACCTGGGAAACGGGTTGAGGGCCCTATCTCGCCCACTGGAAATAGACCCGTGTACAAGGTTGTAAGCCCACatgattatgattttaaattcaAAGGTTGATGATTGtttattgataaaaaaataCTTTCTAACAGTATAATGATTGACTGGGGCATAGATACAAGCATTCAGCCAATAATCAAGTGTTGATTTGTTGTTTAAGTTTTTGTCTAATAAATTATTCTTCATTTGCTAATTGCAGGCTAATGGCGTTTTAGCTTATGCTGTAACTTTAGTTACTTACATTGGCCTTTGGTGGTAAGATTTTCTTCAAGTATTTGTTTGCAACCGGCACTTTAGTTTCTTAAGAACTTTCTTTGtgaatattgtttctgttttGATTACTCCAGAGACTAGGaggatttaacttttaaattgcTTAAACCATCACTGGCATGAAGTTGTAGAACTTGTTTTGCATCTGATCATACATTACATAAGTAATATTGTTTTATCTTTTCTAATTCATATATAGAACATGattatcaaataatttttcataagtAGTTGATCGATGCTAATCATGACAGCTAATTTATTTTCTCCATTATATCTGATTATTGTTTTTCTTTCCAAGATTTTGTGAGGCCTATGTTAGTTGCTAATTGTTCTCCCTTATACAGgctaataaaattttatgtaaTTGTGCAAGTTGTTTCAGATTATGACCTGCTTAAGGAGTTGTTGAGAAGTTTTACCTCCATTTATATTTTCACTCCTCATTTTGATTGCCCAGCTTGTTGATTGAGTTTGTTAATTATCTAACTGTTCTCaggtttaaaatttttgaacccTCATTAGTGTATGATCATTTGGGCGAGATTTTTTCAGCACTCATTTTCGGAAGCTTTGTCTTCTGTATTTTCTTATACGTCAAAGTAAGTGCTCATGGCAGTACTCTCGCAAACTTGAAGTCCTTGGTCTCAAACATATAACTAATATTCTGAATAATATTGCATCTCCTCAAGGGTCAAATTGCACCATCTTCAAGTGATTCTGGGTCATCAGGAAATATTGTTATCGATTTCTATTGGGTGAGCACTGCAGCAGCTTCTGTTTTAATGAGATGTTTCCTTCTAACTAATTTAAATGTGGTCTAGAAACTTAATTTGCTAAAGATTTGCATCAATGAGTGATCCACATATTTGCAGGGAATGGAGCTGTATCCTCGCATTGGAAAGAACTTCGATATTAAAGTTTTTACAAACTGTAGATTTGGGATGATGTCCTGGGCTGTTCTTGCTGTGACCTACTGCATAAAGCAGGTAATATCATTATACACTATGATACTACAGCGTAAATAGCTTTCTTATTAGACTCTCTCactatcttattaaatatttcacATGAACTAAGTCCAAATGCTCAATCACCGTTTATTCAGGCTCAAGTTAGCTAAAATCCTGTAAATTTTTCCTGTTATAATTAGCCAATTGACGTCATAATGATAATTAGTCTTCCTAGGTATATTAAACTCTTTATTTCCTTTTTGTCTGAGTGTTTCCATTTATTGCTGGCTCTTATTATGATTCATTTCACTTTAAttttacaaaaatctcaaattcACTTATCACAGCTATTTTCTTTCCCTTCAGTACGAAACATATGGGAGGCTGGCTGATTCCATGCTGGTAAATACCATATTAATGTTGGTGTATGTTACAAAATTCTTTTGGTGGGAAGCTGGATATTGGAACACAATGGATATTGCTCATGACAGAGGTCTCTTTTGCATAAAACTCTATGCCTTCTCATTATTGCTTGCATGTTTCCCCTAGTTTGTTATGGTGGTTATCTTCTGTTGAATTTTTCTCTGTTCATTTGTAGCTGGCTTTTACATATGTTGGGGATGCTTGGTCTGGGTCCCATCTGTGTATACATCTCCTGGCATGTACCTTGTCAACCATCCTGTAGATCTGGGGTTTCAGGTAGCTTAAACACATCTCATGTTAAAGAATCTACGATGGTCAGTAAAAAAAGTACTTTACTTCTGTGCGAGATTTATTTCGACAATTTTTTTAAGTCAGAGTTTGACGTCAACTGCATTCAATTGTCAGAATGCTTAAACAGTTTCAGGCTTTCAGCTTCACGTTCCTTGAAACTAGTCAAAAGAGTTCATCTTTGCTGAAACATTTTGGCTTCTTTCTCTTCCTCACAATTTCGTTTTATCTAGGTATGATTTGGTAGTTTCACATAGAACAGTACAACAAGATTAAACAAAGGTGTAtcagaaaataaaaatgttgTCCATGCCTGGAAGGCCAGAAAAACTGAGCAGCACATTCAAAACCAATTGAGGGAGATTAGTTTCTTTGGTTCCTGTAGCTGTCATATCAAGAATTTTGATTGATTTAGTTCGAATATTTTTTGCTTATGATGATCGAACAAGCATGAAATATGGTACATGCTGATACTTTGTCTCTGCACATGGACTATGttttgtgtttctaacatatccTTAATTATCTTTTATGCAGTTTGCTCTGTGTATCCTTGTAGCAGGCATTCTTtgcatatatataaattatgattGTGACAGGCAAAGGCAAGAATTCCGTAGGACAAATGGAAAATGCTTGGTTTGGGGGAAAGCGCCGTCCAAGGTATAAGTGACTGCATGGGTATTCTATGAAGTTTATACCCCTCAACTGGAActtcattaattttttataaatgttTTCCGTTCAATAAATAATGTGATATAATTTACGATACAGATTGTGGCCTCTTATACAACTACTGCTGGTGAGACAAAAACCAGCCTTTTACTGACATCAGGATGGTAagttattttctatttttgcGGTCGGTGATGATCCAAAGTCAGTTCCAAATATAATTTCTCCACCCCCATTTTATCTTTATAATCATACACCTTCTGGGCAAAGACAAATTTGCGAATGAATTTCTAGTTTCAGATTAATGGATCTCCTGGCCTGTTGATTACCTTGGGAAGTAAAACTTCCCGAAAAACTTATCGGCTAATACTTCTAGATTTGATCGGATTCTTAGATGATATTGCGTGTTTTTTGGGTTACGCAGGTGGGGTTTGGCTCGTCACTTCCATTATGTGCCGGAAATATTGGGGGCTTTCTTCTGGACTTTACCAGCTCTCTTTGGGCACGTAAGTGATGACAAAATGGGGTGCttgttctctctctctctcttcccACAATGATCTTTCTAAAATTTAATCTTTGCTTGCAGTTTCTTCCTTACTTTTACGTGGTGTTCCTCACCATTCTTCTTTTTGATCGAGCGAAAAGGGATGATGATCGATGCAGATCCAAGTAAGCACACCAGAAGTCGCTCCGTTTCTAATATTGTTATTGTGGTGCCTATAAATGATTAATTGAGTTGAAAATGGTGGGGGGACTTGACAGGTATGGCAAGTATTGGAAGTTATACTGTGAGAAGGTTCCCTACAAGATTGTGCCTGGAATTTACTGATGCTCTTCCAACACATGAATTGGTGTAATGCTATTTTCGCTGGTTGTGTGCATTTTGAGTTTTCACTCTCACCATGACTGTTCTTGACTTGGTTTCTTCCTCATTTGGACTTATTTGGCGCCACTCCATTTTcctattattttgtttttgacatctagaaaaatacaattttataaaaaaatttaaaaacttgAAAAACTGAGTAAACATTTACAATTataattttcttaaatttttataattatatacataaataaaaatatataacgaCTTTTTGTACGAAGTCAAACGTgtgtataattatttaaatttaattgaataTGTTCAAATAAGTaaaactattatttaaatttagagTAATGTTACATGAATAACTAAATTTGTACaataatttttaacataaagtttactacaaaattttatttatttaacttaCTTGATAAATTCAAGTGATAATAGAAAAATTTCACAATATAATAATAAAGTCTCGtaatatatttgtatatttagTGTTACTCctagatttatgatttaaaaatgtGTAATGTTGTTATGATCATCGTCGtctttaaagaaaaaaattgaatatgaatcatcaTCTTCTTCTATAGACACAGATCGTACCGATGGGATAAATttttatcataattttaaaattcaataaaattaagaaaatcCTTGTCACaactgattattttaaaatcaagcaatcaagtttattttaaatatgttcgTGCTTTCAATCCGCCTTTTATTATTAATTgctttataataataatttagtatttttgaaataacATATTAAACACTTTTGAAAGTACTGAATGAATcatttcatatcatattattaagttttatataaaaattgctacattttttgtttttttaatagaaTTATAACAACGACAAATTGGAGATAAATTCTCAAGCACAAACTCATTTTTATGTTTAGCTCCTAAATAAAAGTAATTTATTCTCCACTCTCCCATCCCCTTCTTCTTTAGTTTTTACTCCATAATATTATTAAAAGacttaaatatcatttttaattatatttctcttatttatattattaaaagacttaaatatcatttttaattatattttctctTATTTACTATATTTTTTAGCTCTAAGTATGTGATGTTGTCACACGTAACGAGTCTGTCAAAAGCATAGGGTCATGCAAGGTTTCCAATATATATCATTTATGAGAATTTTTTTCACTCttgcgtaaaataaattaaatcttttatctcTTTGACCAGGATGTCGTCAGGTCATTTATACCAAGATTTACAGACCTCTCTTCTTAACCTAACTACACAGTCGCAACGAATGGTCTATACTGTGGATTCCTTCAACAACACTTAACACAACTTTGTATCGTTTCTTAGCTCATGGTGTATAGTAAATATAttcaatttgaaaataatatattagaGGGGCATAATGCCTTGataattttgttcaaacatattaaatattattacatagtaaccttaTGTATAAAAGAGAAACTTGTGTAGATACTTATCGTAACTATAACAAAATGAAGAGATTGAATGATGAttcatcttccttctgctttgatatatatatatatatatatatatatatatatatatatatatatatatatatatatatatatattggatcACATGTTTTCTTTACATTTGTTGGGGACACTTTTGCTTTTGTATGTTTCTCGAAGAAAACATGACTTGTGTGGACCTCATTGgaagatctagagaaagatcatgggtttataagatggaatgatatctccattggtatgaggccttttgggtggtttcaaaagcaaaaccatgagggttaaaacccaaagtggacaatatcataccaGTGTGGAGATATCCGGATTCCATTGGTCCTAACACTCACCATTTGGGCTGATATTTGCTGTGTGTTTTCAGTCAGATCTTGGCCGAAATATTTCCTGAATTTCTACTCTTTTTGGTTCGAGCATTCTCggggtttttttttataattaatgtaaaaaaaatttaaatttcaaaaataatttaaaaaaaacatttgcaAAACTAATTTAATCCGCGCTTACAAAACGCAGATGCTCCACGTGGACGAGCTTACGTGGACGAGAGTCCACGCTTACAAAGCACGGATGCTCGTCCACGtagatatattattattattatttattataattctttaatattattttattatttattattattttattataattatttaatattattttattatttattattatttaatattatttattattattttctgaTCGTACGtaactttattattattaatattttaaataattaattaatttgaatatattattattattattattattatttttaattattaatttaattcgaataaaaaatataaaatataaatatttataatatatgttaattattaaatattttgtattatttggtTGAGTGATTGAAAATTAGAGATATGAGAAGATTGAAATGAGAAAATTAAAAAGATATGAGTGGATTGAAGGGAGAAAATTAaggataataaaaataatagtcTTTCACCAATACACCAATAAGAGGTTTAATTTTAGCATATAGTATCGATGAAACTTACATTgtattataatattttcatcctattattaaatttacattgtttattttctatttaagttattattattaatttaatttcaatcGCAACATTGAAACTCAAACGGCGTGAaagtatatttataaatatattattattaattaatttaattcgaatgaaaaaaatatatataaatatttataatatatgttaattattaaatattttgtattatttggtttggtgattgaaaaattagagttatgattttattataattctttaatattattttattatttattattattttattataattatttaatattattttattatttattattatttaatattatttattattattttctgaTCGTACGtaactttattattattaatattttaaataattaatttaatttgaatatattattattattattattattatttttaattattaatttaattcgaataaaaaatataaaatataaatatttataatatatgttaattattaaatattttgtattatttggtTGAGTGATTGAAAATTAGAGATATGAGAAGATTGAAATGAGAAAATTAAAAAGATATGAGTGGATTGAAGGGAGAAAATTAaggataataaaaataatagtcTTTCACCAATACACCAATAAGAGGTTTAATTTTAGCATATAGTATCGATGAAACTTACATTgtattataatattttcatcctattattaaatttacattgtttattttctatttaagttattattattaatttaatttcaatcGCAACATTGAAACTCAAACGGCGTGAaagtatatttataaatatattattattaattaatttaattcgaatgaaaaaaatatatataaatatttataatatatgttaattattaaatattttgtattatttggtTTGGTGATTGAAAAATTAGAGTTATGAGAGGATTGAAAGGAGAAAATTAAGGAGAATAAAAATAGTTGTCTTTCATCAATACACCAATAAGCTGTTTAAATTTAGCATATATTATCGATAAAACTTACATTGAATTacaattttcattttatttgtaaATGTACATTGTTTATTTTCTATTTAAGCTCTTATTATTAATTGAATTTCAAtcaaaacattaaaataaaatattaatcacaacataaaaatacaatattaatatattatacaaGTAATTATTAATGCTTGCTTGCTTCCTTCACTTTTGGCCTTCTTATTTTTATAGattgatttatttaataaatctattaataataataaaccgattatatataattatatgttttacaattactttttttttatgaaatatgtgtttatataattttgagagaattcgAAATGGGTCTTCCTAAAATATCCTTTTGACCAATTGATTTTACGTACGTTttcttgaaataataatttaaaaataattttttttgcaattctctcatatttttaataatctcatatttttaaaatggaacaacaatttaaaatgaaacaataaattatttttcaatcctctcaaattttaaaaatattgcttTCATGTACGTTTTCTTTCAATCCCCTCATATCTCTAATTTTTTAATCACCCAACCAAataatacaaaattttaataattaacatatattataaatatttatattttatatttttaattcaaattaaattaataattaaaaattaaaataaataataataataataataataataataataataatatatttttattaaattaattatttaaaataataaataataataataataataataataataataataataataataataaactcaCGTAACatcacaaaataataataaataatattaaataataatataataataaataatattaataaaataacaatatATCTACGCGGATTAAATTagttttgcaattttttttttaaaattatttttgaaattaatttttttttcattccgCATTCTCGACATATTCATTCTGACCATCTTCCCACATGAGCTATATTGCAAAATTTTCTTGTTAATTTCTTTACTTCTCCTACAGCTTGttgttccacaaaagatttgTCAATTATGTTTTTTGCAAAACTTTTAGTTTTTTCAGTCATAATATTTAACATAAAAGATCTATTAAcataattaaatgaaaaattgACGTTGTCTATCTCTAAGACATAACCTTGATCATCATGCTCTTCTAATGGATATGTCTCTTCGGGGAGTGATGAAATAAGAGATATTTTAATTTCTGGAGAATCCTTGTTGAAAATATGAATGTTCATGTCTGGTCTTCTTACCTTGATGAAATGAAATGCCTCGTGTGAGACCTTTCCTAGTGGTTCTGGTGATGCACGAACAAAAAAGACTCCAAAATATCTCCCCTGTTAAAATAATAATCGTTTGCTCATATTTCATGAACAACTTCCCGATTTCACTTAGGTAGTACTGAAATTTCTAGGAAGTTGGATTACATAGTATAAAACGTGACAAGAGCCCCAAATTTGTACCATGTCTCGACCTCTTTAGGAAAAGAATTGGGTTTCATTTATATCCTAGAATACTTTTCTACTATATCAACCTAGATTGTGGTTGAGTTGATACATACTCTTGCTTTAAATTCCTCTCAGATATGTTACCTGAAATGAAAAAACTATAAGCTCGTTTGTACCAACTTTAGATTTTCCATTTTCGGTTTGAGATCTAAGGCTGATTTCTCTCTTTTCAATCTCCGAaatgaagggttgacttgaaagCTTGAGATAAAGATCCAGAGCTTCAATTTTTTACTTGGGCAGACTCATCTAAAGATGATCCTGGATTATCACTTATGGCAGGAGTTACTTGAATCCCTTACTCCAGGTGTAGAGTATTGTACTCGAAAATTGTCCTTTTGAGAAGCCACTCAATATCATGGAGGATAAACTTTTGCAATACAGATCATAACTGAGTATAAGCCTGTAAATAACATGTAAAATTTGGTCAGAGATAATGCTATTATCAACTTGTTTTAGCCTACCTGCAACGTATGCTTTTAGGGCAAGCTTGTTGAACTCGTTTTGTAGCATTTCAAGGTGATCCCTTAAATGCCTCTGTATTTTCATGATGAcatcgatatcagatttgtagatctcttgttaaaatatttaaataatattttcatgaaatttaataataccaatatcaaaaatataattttgacatagaGAATATCATGTCATCTTAATAATCTAGTCTTCTCGGCTTTagattcaattttattttttgataaaGTTTTTACTTGTAGATTATCAACTTTTAGTGTAAATTTATTTACAAGTAAAAATAATGGATATTTTTCGAAATTATTTTTTACTGGATAAAATTCATTTTCCTTGACATGTCATTGTACGCTTCTGCATCTGAAAATAGATCAGTGCAATACCTACATAGTTTTTTTTCAACTAATGTGAGCTTTGTCAAAACCACTGTCACCAATGTTCACCGGCATTTATATCTAATACCATatcatcttcatcttgaggaTTAACCATTATTGGAATATATTTGCATATCTTTTTAGTTAGCTATGTCCCTTAGTATGTTATTTTGTCCATATGAATCTTCCATCTTTATTTAATAATGGACTAAGCATTTTCCTGTATTTTGtttggtttttaataaacatttcAGCAAAGTTAACAACTCATAAGAAAATTTgaagttgttttttttttcttttagtttaTCTGGAAATTCTACATCTTTTTCACCATGTGTTTTTGTAGATTTATTTCCGACTCATCGATTTCTACTCCAAGAAATTCAATTTTTTGGTAGTTATTAATGCTTTAATTTCATAtaaaattattcattttttaCATACTTTAGAGAAAATATTTAAGTATAATATGTTCATCTATATTTTTTGATGCTACTAAAATATCatctgttgggtgcaataattgtccttacttggtagagcgatcgaaccctGATACTTGAGCTACTGTGCGGTTTAGAAGATTtcagttgcaccattactactagctatagcttttggtaaagcgacaagcgctcggtcctacaattggtatcggAGCCAATGTCaagggttcgattcccattgattgcaaaaagtacaattattgggagggagattgttgggtgcaattagagatgtaatcgagtcgagccgagccgagccgaactcttgaatgtttgagcttggcttgtttataatcgagccgagctcgagctttatttaacgaatatattcATGGCTCACGAACTTATTCAAGCTTTTATCGAACCTAAAcgagcttaataaatatgaattttatatttaaatattcattaaattcattaaaaaaataaattatacatttagaaaaaaatataatattcttgTTAAAATTtgtcaatttattataataaataaatttaatagatttttctatatatttcataattaatgtgttaaatcaataaattaaatatcaaaatttttatttttcatctaagttattatttataaatttactaacgaacatgttcacgagctaacaaGCCGAATATCGTAgagcttgagcttggttcgtttaccttaacgagcctcattaaacgagctcaaacgagcttttatcgaatcgagcttcgaatattTCACAAACAgtttggttcatttacatccctaggtgcaataattgtccttactTGGTAGAACGATtgaaccatggtgcttgagttgctgtgcggtttaaaagatttgagttgcaccattaccactagctatagcttttggtaaagctgcaagcgctcggtcctacatcATCTATTAGAcaaacataaaattttaataacgtttaaataaattgtaatgcccgagaattaattcctgtaatcagacgttgtttaattgacagaattgagaTTTCAGGAGCTAAAGCAAGGAAGCCGGGCGTCGGTACATTTTAAGTGaagatgttggacagaacatctggcgcccgagcagtagaatatgaccgcccgagcgccagtgttcaataGGAACATCATTCGGACAGAACTTGTGGcgtccgagcggtagaaagttaccgcccgagcgccaatggataataAGCTAAGCATccggacagaaagtgccgcgctcgagcggtactttcttaccgcccgagcgcgagacgtggaatagGTGAGATGAGACACTTGCCTTCTTGCATGCatcatatatgtgtgtgtgtatatatatatatatatgtatgcttCGAGATTTCTTCAGAAACGAGGATAAAGGATCGATAAAAGGTTCTGGGAAAGAGTgaaatatccttacgccttttgtgagaaatccgtccgtccgaattagagtctgacttcagtactgtgttcctatcgacgcaggcttcatctggacgtaagtcttgttacgtttagacatgatttgaaattatgatattgtcaaaattgaatatgaatcagatatgatgtttctgctacagtagacattgtataattgaagtcagattaaagaatagactggttatacaattgttatgaatttcagagtagATTTagttgagattcgatatcagattcgtgttatcgttgagattatgagttgtaccagtattgattatgaattctggtattatatttgtgatgttcagattgacggggttattcagattgtattatgccgtcgaaacatcagcagactgacatctgatcagatttgataatgatttcgattgtatcgtaatatcgttgatatgaattagattgtaccttgttcagatatggatctgatgatttcgattgtatcgtaatatcgttgatatgaattagattgtaccttgttcagatatggatcagattatatactgattgagtattgatcagaacaggttttgaattgagctatatactgatattgtatttatatgattgtcattatcagacttggatatggacagatcagaatacaagacttcgtcttcgtcagaccgggaagacaaatgtataaataaatgttgattcaggattgcacaactcgagttaggtttaacttgagtttcccaaaatcacatactttattttattgcattgatatttgcagaatatcagattgatatgttttaagtctattgaatgatagcagagccagaatttgagtctagggcagaacagcctagctagggcagaaccgccgagtctttttcagaaccgataagactctagacttacggtgtatcgatgagcttggATGTAGATCGACATctttgtagacactcgatacagcataccaaaagtctaacttagatcgggatccctagattagaatgagagatgagtcgagtcttagatattgagactagatttgatttacagatccgtattaattatgtttcgtagattacgatgcatgttttatttacagactagtattgatacatgttgtttgattatgctacatgtgataagatataatacatgcttttatgttaattcggttaactgcatgtatacattgtttatactgggatatttatatctcaccggagttatccggctgttgtcttgttttgtatgtgtgcatgacaacaggtggggcaggatcagggtcctatagatgaggagagatcaagattagagtggtgatcacggacttggatgtagataggttttattacatgattgta
It encodes:
- the LOC140841228 gene encoding 7-dehydrocholesterol reductase, with product MGSESNMVHSPIVTYASMLSLLSLCPPFVILLWYTMVHADGSVVQTWNNLREQDLQGFVNIWPKPTATAWKIIACYAAFEAALQLFLPGKRVEGPISPTGNRPVYKANGVLAYAVTLVTYIGLWWFKIFEPSLVYDHLGEIFSALIFGSFVFCIFLYVKGQIAPSSSDSGSSGNIVIDFYWGMELYPRIGKNFDIKVFTNCRFGMMSWAVLAVTYCIKQYETYGRLADSMLVNTILMLVYVTKFFWWEAGYWNTMDIAHDRAGFYICWGCLVWVPSVYTSPGMYLVNHPVDLGFQFALCILVAGILCIYINYDCDRQRQEFRRTNGKCLVWGKAPSKIVASYTTTAGETKTSLLLTSGWWGLARHFHYVPEILGAFFWTLPALFGHFLPYFYVVFLTILLFDRAKRDDDRCRSKYGKYWKLYCEKVPYKIVPGIY